The Streptomyces sp. NBC_01244 genome contains a region encoding:
- a CDS encoding serine/threonine-protein kinase produces MAMMRLRREDPRVVGSFRLHRRLGAGGMGVVYLGSDRRGQRVALKVIRPDLAEDQEFRSRFAREVSAARRIRGGCTARLVAADLEAERPWFATQYVPGPSLHDKVAEEGPLTAVAIAAIGAALSEGLVAVHEAGVVHRDLKPSNILLSPKGPRIIDFGIAWATGASTLTHVGTAVGSPGFLAPEQVRGAAVTPATDVFSLGATLAYAATADSPFGHGSSEVMLYRVVHEEPHLQGVPDALAPLVRACLAKDPDERPTTLQLSMRLKEIAAREAHGMGESRPPAQRARTERPTGRLPEDYAEGYAEQRTERRGAGTPVPGRAGTGTGAGQAKTPAKGQGPRGGPDSRPSSPRSTGSRGPGSTAGRTGGRPAPRTTGTGRRPSRPDPRLMRQRLIVFVVVTLLVALGIALAQKL; encoded by the coding sequence ATGGCGATGATGCGGCTCCGGCGCGAGGACCCGCGTGTCGTCGGCTCGTTCAGGCTGCACCGGCGCCTCGGCGCCGGCGGCATGGGCGTCGTCTATCTGGGCTCCGACCGGCGCGGACAGCGCGTCGCGCTCAAGGTGATTCGGCCGGACCTCGCCGAGGACCAGGAGTTCCGCTCGCGCTTCGCCCGAGAGGTCTCCGCCGCCCGGCGGATCCGCGGCGGGTGCACCGCGCGCCTGGTGGCCGCGGACCTGGAGGCGGAGCGCCCCTGGTTCGCCACGCAGTACGTGCCCGGCCCCTCCCTGCACGACAAGGTGGCCGAGGAGGGCCCCCTGACGGCCGTGGCCATCGCCGCCATCGGCGCCGCGCTCTCCGAGGGACTGGTCGCCGTACACGAGGCCGGGGTGGTCCACCGCGACCTCAAGCCCTCGAACATCCTGCTGTCGCCCAAGGGCCCCCGCATCATCGACTTCGGCATCGCCTGGGCCACCGGCGCCAGCACCCTCACCCACGTGGGAACAGCCGTCGGCTCCCCCGGCTTCCTGGCGCCCGAGCAGGTCCGCGGAGCCGCCGTGACGCCCGCCACCGACGTCTTCTCCCTCGGCGCCACCCTCGCCTACGCGGCCACCGCCGACTCGCCCTTCGGGCACGGCAGTTCCGAGGTCATGCTCTACCGCGTGGTGCACGAGGAGCCCCACCTCCAGGGTGTTCCGGACGCGCTCGCCCCCCTCGTACGGGCCTGCCTGGCGAAGGATCCCGACGAGCGGCCGACCACCCTCCAGCTGTCGATGCGGCTCAAGGAGATCGCGGCCCGCGAGGCGCACGGAATGGGCGAGAGCCGTCCGCCGGCGCAGCGGGCGCGGACCGAGCGGCCGACGGGGCGACTGCCCGAGGACTACGCCGAGGGGTACGCCGAGCAGCGCACGGAGCGCCGCGGCGCCGGCACCCCCGTGCCGGGACGAGCGGGTACGGGAACCGGAGCGGGCCAGGCGAAGACGCCGGCCAAGGGTCAGGGACCGCGCGGCGGGCCCGACTCGCGGCCTTCCTCGCCCCGGAGCACCGGCTCGCGGGGCCCCGGCTCCACCGCCGGGCGTACGGGCGGCCGCCCGGCTCCCCGTACGACGGGCACGGGGCGGCGGCCGTCCCGGCCGGACCCCAGGCTGATGCGCCAGCGCCTGATCGTCTTCGTCGTGGTGACGTTGCTCGTGGCGCTGGGCATCGCACTGGCCCAGAAGCTCTAG
- a CDS encoding IS481 family transposase, protein MSHRNARLTVFGRRLLVDRVASGRPVAHVAAEMGISRATAHKWVRRWRAEGEAGLHDRSSRPHRTPHRTPAAIEAKVCDLRRTRKLGPARIGPVPGLPASTVHRILTRHGLNRLAWFDRPTGTVIRRYERDRPGELVHIDVKKLGRIPDGGGHKVLGRQAGRTTRSAMGFDYVHSTVDDHSRLAYSEIHPDEKAATCAAFLTRAAAFLLSQGITRIERVLTDNAWAYRKGLAWKNVLADLGASGKLTRPYRPQTNGKVERFNRTLLDEWAYLRPYTSNDERTAALTDFLHTYNHHRCHTALDGKPPISRVNNPAGQYI, encoded by the coding sequence GTGTCCCACCGTAATGCCCGGCTGACTGTCTTCGGTAGGCGCCTGCTGGTCGATCGGGTCGCATCGGGACGTCCGGTCGCCCACGTAGCAGCCGAGATGGGCATATCGCGGGCCACTGCCCACAAGTGGGTGCGCCGGTGGCGGGCCGAGGGCGAGGCGGGTCTTCACGACCGGTCCAGCCGGCCTCACAGGACGCCGCACCGGACCCCGGCCGCCATCGAGGCGAAGGTCTGCGACCTGCGTCGGACCCGCAAGCTGGGCCCCGCGAGGATCGGCCCGGTCCCGGGCCTGCCCGCCTCGACCGTCCACCGGATCCTGACCCGCCACGGCCTGAACCGGCTCGCCTGGTTCGACCGCCCCACCGGCACCGTGATCCGCCGCTACGAACGCGACCGCCCGGGCGAGCTGGTCCACATCGACGTGAAGAAACTCGGCCGGATCCCCGACGGCGGCGGCCACAAAGTCCTGGGCCGCCAGGCCGGCCGCACCACCCGCTCCGCCATGGGCTTCGACTACGTCCACTCCACCGTCGACGACCACTCCCGCCTCGCCTACAGCGAGATCCACCCAGACGAGAAAGCCGCCACCTGCGCGGCCTTCCTCACCCGCGCGGCCGCGTTCCTCCTCTCCCAGGGCATCACCCGCATCGAACGGGTCCTGACCGACAACGCCTGGGCCTACCGCAAAGGCCTGGCCTGGAAGAACGTCCTGGCCGACCTCGGCGCGAGCGGCAAACTCACCCGCCCCTACCGGCCCCAGACCAACGGCAAAGTCGAACGCTTCAACCGCACCCTGCTGGACGAATGGGCCTACCTACGGCCCTACACCTCAAACGACGAACGGACAGCAGCCCTGACAGACTTCCTCCACACCTACAACCACCACCGCTGCCACACCGCACTCGACGGCAAACCACCCATCAGCCGCGTCAACAACCCTGCAGGTCAATACATCTAG
- a CDS encoding TrmH family RNA methyltransferase: MADLITVEDPDDPRLRDYTGLTDVELRRRREPAEGLFIAEGEKVIRRAKDAGYEMRSMLLSAKWVDVMRDVIDELPAPVYAVSPELAERVTGYHVHRGALASMQRKPLPTAEELLATTRRVVIMEAVNDHTNIGAIFRSAAALGMDAVLLSPDCADPLYRRSVKVSMGAVFSVPYARLEAWPKGLDSVREAGFKLLALTPHQKASPIDEAAPQDLERVALMLGAEGDGLSTQALVAADEWVRIPMAHGVDSLNVGAAAAVAFYAVASGRP, encoded by the coding sequence GTGGCTGATCTCATCACCGTCGAGGACCCCGACGACCCGCGCCTGCGCGATTACACGGGCCTGACCGACGTCGAACTCCGGCGCAGGCGCGAGCCCGCGGAAGGTCTCTTCATCGCCGAGGGCGAGAAGGTGATCAGACGCGCCAAGGACGCCGGGTACGAGATGCGCTCGATGCTGCTCTCCGCGAAGTGGGTCGACGTCATGCGCGACGTCATCGACGAGCTCCCGGCCCCGGTGTACGCCGTCAGCCCGGAGCTCGCCGAGCGCGTCACCGGCTACCACGTGCACCGCGGCGCCCTCGCCTCCATGCAGCGCAAGCCGCTGCCCACGGCCGAGGAACTGCTCGCCACCACCCGGCGCGTGGTCATCATGGAAGCGGTCAACGACCACACCAACATCGGGGCCATCTTCCGCAGCGCGGCCGCCCTCGGCATGGACGCGGTGCTGCTCTCGCCCGACTGCGCGGACCCGCTGTACCGGCGCTCCGTCAAGGTCTCCATGGGCGCGGTGTTCTCCGTCCCGTACGCCCGGCTCGAAGCCTGGCCCAAGGGCCTGGACTCGGTGCGCGAGGCGGGATTCAAGCTGCTCGCCCTCACCCCGCACCAGAAGGCCTCGCCGATCGACGAGGCGGCCCCCCAGGACCTGGAGCGGGTCGCGCTGATGCTGGGCGCGGAGGGGGACGGACTGTCGACGCAGGCACTGGTCGCGGCCGACGAGTGGGTACGGATCCCGATGGCGCACGGGGTGGACTCGCTGAACGTGGGCGCGGCCGCGGCCGTCGCCTTCTACGCGGTGGCCAGCGGCCGCCCGTAG
- the cobA gene encoding uroporphyrinogen-III C-methyltransferase: MGHPAHPAYPVGLRLTGRRVVVIGGGQVAQRRLPALIAAGADIVLISPSATPSVDAMAETGEIRWERRRYEDGDLAGAWYALVATRDRAANDAASAEAERERIWCVRADDAEAASAWTPATGRVEGVTVAVLSGNDPRRSAAVRDAVVEGLRDGSLTAARPHTPGVSLVGGGPGDPDLITVRGRRLLAEADVVIADRLGPRDLLDELPPHVEVIDAAKIPYGRFMAQEAINDALITHARAGKAVVRLKGGDPYVFGRGMEELQALAEAGIPCTVVPGISSSISVPGAAGIPVTHRGVAHEFTVVSGHVGPDDPRSLVDWASLAKLTGTLVILMGVDKIGLIAEALVRHGRPADTAVAVIQEGTTASQRRVDATLATVGETVKAQEVRPPAVIVIGDVVKVHRPAAE, from the coding sequence ATGGGACACCCGGCACACCCCGCCTACCCCGTCGGACTCCGTCTCACGGGCCGCCGAGTCGTCGTGATCGGCGGTGGCCAGGTCGCCCAGCGCCGACTGCCCGCGCTCATCGCGGCCGGCGCCGACATCGTCCTGATCTCGCCCTCCGCCACCCCCTCCGTGGATGCCATGGCGGAGACCGGCGAGATCCGCTGGGAGCGCCGCCGCTACGAGGACGGCGACCTCGCCGGAGCCTGGTACGCCCTGGTCGCCACCCGGGACCGTGCCGCCAACGACGCCGCCTCCGCCGAAGCCGAGCGCGAGCGGATCTGGTGCGTCCGCGCCGACGACGCCGAGGCCGCGAGCGCCTGGACCCCGGCCACCGGCCGGGTGGAGGGCGTCACCGTCGCCGTACTGAGCGGCAACGACCCCCGCCGCTCCGCCGCCGTCCGCGACGCGGTCGTCGAGGGACTGCGGGACGGTTCCCTGACCGCCGCCCGCCCGCACACCCCCGGTGTGTCCCTGGTCGGCGGAGGCCCCGGCGACCCGGACCTGATCACGGTCCGCGGCCGCCGCCTGCTCGCCGAGGCCGACGTGGTCATCGCCGACCGGCTGGGCCCCCGTGACCTCCTCGACGAGCTCCCGCCGCACGTCGAGGTCATCGACGCCGCGAAGATCCCGTACGGCCGTTTCATGGCTCAGGAAGCCATCAACGACGCCCTGATCACGCACGCCAGGGCCGGCAAGGCCGTGGTCCGGCTCAAGGGCGGGGACCCGTACGTCTTCGGCCGCGGCATGGAGGAGCTCCAGGCCCTCGCCGAGGCAGGCATCCCCTGCACGGTCGTGCCCGGCATCTCCAGCTCGATCTCCGTGCCCGGCGCGGCCGGCATCCCGGTCACCCACCGGGGCGTGGCCCACGAGTTCACCGTGGTCAGCGGCCACGTCGGCCCCGACGATCCGCGCTCCCTGGTGGACTGGGCCTCCCTCGCCAAGCTCACCGGCACCCTGGTCATCCTCATGGGCGTCGACAAGATCGGCCTGATCGCCGAGGCGCTGGTGCGCCACGGCCGCCCCGCCGACACCGCCGTCGCCGTCATCCAGGAGGGCACCACCGCCTCCCAGCGCCGCGTGGACGCCACCCTGGCCACGGTCGGGGAGACCGTCAAGGCCCAGGAGGTCAGGCCGCCCGCCGTCATCGTGATCGGCGACGTGGTGAAGGTCCACCGGCCCGCGGCCGAGTGA
- the cobT gene encoding nicotinate-nucleotide--dimethylbenzimidazole phosphoribosyltransferase, with protein MTDTGQVPGEGLPDSTGMVDQQGVPAPVPMSSPATGNYAFQDLVDNPAEPEDEELLLMPSSQGAWSDPQVVPPVPAFPDFPEPSAYADAPYADFGGAPEYQQPHPPQLPVPGSPLGYEPAGYPQQPFEGQPFEAQMQAQAQAQAFAEQPSFADASYGAGVHEAGGRDSGALDLGGLMAPQPQSPIAPVVAAPVRRPLHMGPPVPEATGGVVRSLADRGPAAAPATAPVQSPAQTPLTPAVPVPVPVASVPSLSEPVSPDLSTPATPVPVRQSGPPTAGPEYLDFTRAEAEHVPVPAQQPVEIPVQAGTPWPAEPAPEAPAQPVVEAVAEPVAEPSAEPVAVPVAAPVAFAEPQAVLVPEPESVPVAEPLPVAVAEPVLAEHAPEPVAEPLAEPVVFAVPEAAAVPASEPVAVPQAEAGVPAEVLAVVEPEPEAAPVVEPEPQPAETVVQAEEPEPLPEPAAVVVPEPEPAAVAQADVPLEAGPAPEAGTEPRPEPETEPEAPVTEAAPGYADAEREAVLRVMRERRDIRKGFRRDPIPHEVLLRVLEAAHTAPSVGHSQPWDFVVIKSAETRRTMHELAERQREAYAKSLPKGRAKQFKEIKIEAILDTPVNIVVTADPTRGGRHTLGRHTQPQMAPYSSALAVENLWLAARAEGLGVGWVSFFDEREMVRELGLPEHLEVVAYLCIGYVDEFPDEPELAQAGWSQRRPLAWVVHEETYGRRALPGEEPHDLLSETVASIRPLDAKALGEAWERQKRMTKPAGALGMLEIISAQLSGLSRVCPPPIPEPAAVAIFAGDHGVHAQGVTPWPQEVTMQMVANFLGGGAVCNAFANQVGAEVCVIDVGVAGDLPATPGLLPRKVRPGTADLSVGPAMTREEAVAAIEVGIETARDLVAAGNKALLTGEMGIANTTVSAALISVFTGVDPGEVTGRGTGINDETHARKVEVVRRALELHQPDPADPIGVLAAIGGLEHAAIVGLLLGGASLRTPVILDGVSAGAAALVARAIAPESLSACIAGHRSAEPGHVAALNKLGLRPLVDLDLRLGEGTGALLALPLVQSAARAMHEVATFDSAGVTEK; from the coding sequence ATGACTGACACCGGCCAGGTTCCGGGCGAGGGTCTCCCGGACAGCACGGGCATGGTGGATCAGCAGGGCGTCCCCGCCCCGGTTCCCATGTCTTCCCCGGCGACCGGGAACTACGCCTTCCAGGACCTCGTGGACAACCCGGCCGAGCCGGAGGACGAGGAACTGCTGCTGATGCCGAGCAGCCAGGGCGCGTGGAGCGACCCCCAGGTCGTCCCGCCGGTGCCCGCCTTCCCCGACTTCCCCGAGCCCTCCGCGTACGCGGACGCCCCGTACGCCGATTTCGGCGGGGCCCCCGAGTACCAGCAGCCTCACCCGCCACAGCTCCCGGTCCCCGGGTCACCCCTCGGCTACGAGCCGGCCGGGTACCCGCAGCAGCCCTTCGAGGGGCAGCCGTTCGAGGCGCAGATGCAGGCGCAGGCGCAGGCGCAGGCGTTCGCGGAGCAGCCTTCCTTCGCCGACGCCTCCTACGGCGCCGGTGTGCACGAGGCCGGCGGCCGGGATTCCGGCGCCCTGGACCTCGGCGGCCTCATGGCCCCGCAGCCCCAGTCCCCGATCGCCCCCGTAGTGGCGGCCCCGGTGCGGCGGCCGCTGCACATGGGCCCGCCCGTCCCCGAGGCCACCGGCGGAGTCGTACGGTCCCTCGCGGACCGCGGCCCGGCCGCGGCGCCGGCCACGGCCCCCGTACAGTCCCCGGCCCAGACTCCGCTGACGCCGGCCGTGCCCGTTCCCGTACCGGTCGCCTCCGTGCCCTCCCTCTCCGAGCCCGTGTCGCCGGATCTGAGCACGCCGGCCACGCCCGTCCCGGTGCGCCAGTCCGGCCCGCCGACCGCCGGGCCCGAGTACCTCGACTTCACGCGGGCCGAGGCCGAGCACGTGCCGGTCCCGGCGCAGCAGCCGGTCGAGATCCCGGTCCAAGCCGGGACGCCGTGGCCCGCCGAGCCGGCTCCGGAAGCCCCGGCGCAGCCCGTCGTGGAGGCCGTCGCCGAGCCCGTCGCGGAGCCTTCGGCCGAGCCGGTCGCGGTGCCCGTCGCGGCCCCCGTCGCCTTCGCCGAGCCCCAGGCGGTCCTCGTGCCCGAGCCGGAGTCCGTGCCGGTGGCGGAGCCGCTGCCGGTCGCCGTGGCCGAGCCCGTCCTCGCGGAGCACGCGCCGGAGCCCGTCGCCGAGCCCCTCGCCGAGCCCGTCGTCTTCGCGGTGCCCGAGGCCGCCGCCGTGCCGGCATCCGAGCCCGTCGCGGTGCCCCAGGCCGAGGCCGGGGTTCCGGCCGAGGTGCTCGCCGTCGTGGAGCCCGAGCCCGAGGCCGCGCCGGTCGTGGAGCCCGAGCCGCAGCCCGCAGAAACGGTGGTTCAGGCCGAGGAGCCGGAGCCCCTGCCCGAGCCCGCCGCCGTCGTGGTCCCCGAGCCCGAGCCGGCCGCCGTCGCGCAGGCCGACGTACCGCTGGAGGCCGGACCGGCCCCCGAGGCCGGAACCGAGCCGCGGCCCGAGCCGGAAACCGAGCCCGAGGCCCCCGTCACCGAGGCGGCCCCCGGATACGCCGACGCCGAGCGCGAGGCCGTCCTGCGCGTCATGCGCGAGCGCCGTGACATCCGCAAGGGCTTCCGCCGCGACCCCATCCCGCACGAGGTGCTGCTGCGCGTCCTGGAAGCGGCCCACACCGCGCCCAGCGTCGGCCACTCCCAGCCGTGGGACTTCGTCGTCATCAAGTCCGCCGAGACCCGCCGGACGATGCACGAGCTCGCCGAGCGCCAGCGCGAGGCCTACGCGAAGTCGCTGCCCAAGGGCCGCGCCAAGCAGTTCAAGGAAATCAAGATCGAGGCCATCCTCGACACCCCGGTGAACATCGTGGTCACCGCCGACCCCACCCGCGGCGGCCGCCACACCCTGGGCCGGCACACCCAGCCGCAGATGGCTCCGTACTCCTCGGCCCTCGCCGTGGAGAACCTCTGGCTCGCCGCGCGCGCCGAAGGTCTCGGCGTCGGCTGGGTCAGCTTCTTCGACGAGCGCGAGATGGTCCGTGAGCTCGGCCTGCCGGAGCACCTGGAGGTCGTCGCCTACCTGTGCATCGGGTACGTGGACGAGTTCCCCGACGAGCCCGAGCTCGCGCAGGCCGGCTGGTCGCAGCGGCGGCCCCTCGCCTGGGTCGTGCACGAGGAGACGTACGGGCGCCGCGCGCTGCCCGGCGAGGAGCCGCACGACCTGCTCTCCGAGACCGTCGCCAGCATCCGCCCGCTCGACGCGAAGGCGCTCGGCGAGGCGTGGGAGCGGCAGAAGCGCATGACCAAGCCCGCCGGGGCCCTGGGCATGCTCGAGATCATCTCCGCCCAGCTGTCCGGCCTCTCGCGGGTCTGCCCGCCGCCGATCCCGGAGCCCGCCGCGGTGGCGATCTTCGCGGGCGACCACGGCGTGCACGCCCAGGGGGTCACCCCGTGGCCCCAGGAGGTCACCATGCAGATGGTGGCCAACTTCCTGGGCGGCGGCGCGGTGTGCAACGCGTTCGCCAACCAGGTGGGCGCCGAGGTCTGCGTGATCGACGTGGGCGTCGCCGGCGACCTCCCGGCCACGCCGGGGCTGCTGCCGCGCAAGGTCCGCCCGGGCACGGCCGACCTCTCGGTCGGGCCCGCGATGACCCGCGAAGAGGCTGTCGCGGCCATCGAGGTGGGCATCGAGACCGCCCGCGACCTGGTCGCGGCGGGGAACAAGGCTCTGCTTACTGGAGAGATGGGCATCGCCAACACCACGGTGTCGGCGGCGCTGATCTCGGTCTTCACCGGGGTGGACCCGGGTGAGGTCACGGGCCGGGGCACGGGCATCAACGACGAGACGCACGCCCGCAAGGTCGAGGTCGTGCGGCGCGCGCTGGAGCTCCATCAGCCGGACCCGGCGGACCCGATCGGCGTCCTGGCGGCCATCGGCGGCCTGGAGCACGCGGCGATCGTGGGCCTCCTCCTCGGCGGAGCCTCCCTGCGCACCCCGGTGATCCTCGACGGCGTCAGCGCCGGCGCGGCCGCCCTGGTGGCCCGGGCCATCGCGCCGGAGTCGCTGTCGGCGTGCATCGCCGGACACCGCAGCGCGGAGCCGGGCCACGTGGCCGCCCTGAACAAGCTCGGCCTGCGCCCCCTGGTCGACCTGGACCTCCGCCTCGGCGAGGGCACGGGGGCGCTGCTGGCGCTGCCGCTGGTGCAGAGCGCTGCGCGGGCCATGCATGAGGTGGCGACCTTCGACTCGGCGGGTGTCACGGAGAAGTAG
- the cbiE gene encoding precorrin-6y C5,15-methyltransferase (decarboxylating) subunit CbiE, producing the protein MADRVTVIGWDGSPLTAAARSALSAATLVAGAAHHLALPEVPPTAERVRLGSLALAATRIAGHRGTAVVLADGDPGFFGVVRALRAPEHGLEVEVVPAVSAVAAAFARAGMPWDDAQVVVAHRRTLRRAVNVCRAHSKVAVITSPGAGPAELALLLEGVHRTFVICEELGTDKEQVTVLTSDKAADHSWRDPNVVIVIGGTGPAAAAAEPAWLLGRSAAPAAGRGWARPQIDVGEGEATQLRAAQLARLGPRTGDLVWDIGSGSGALAVDAAALGAAVIAVDADRHACERTTTAARARGVQLQVVNGRAPHVLETLPEPDVVRVGGGGAAVVAAVADRRPERIVSHAATRDEAEAIGRVLTEGGYAVECALLQSVALDTRTWTEQQRSVVFLLAAERPVNRPDRP; encoded by the coding sequence ATGGCCGACCGGGTCACGGTGATCGGCTGGGACGGCTCCCCCCTGACCGCGGCAGCCCGGTCCGCGCTCTCCGCCGCCACCCTGGTGGCCGGCGCCGCCCACCACCTCGCACTCCCCGAAGTCCCGCCCACCGCCGAACGCGTGCGCCTGGGCAGCCTGGCCCTCGCGGCCACCCGCATCGCCGGCCACCGCGGCACCGCCGTCGTCCTCGCCGACGGGGACCCCGGCTTCTTCGGCGTCGTACGGGCCCTGCGCGCCCCGGAACACGGCCTGGAAGTGGAGGTCGTACCGGCCGTCTCCGCCGTCGCCGCCGCCTTCGCCCGCGCCGGGATGCCCTGGGACGACGCCCAGGTCGTCGTCGCCCACCGCCGCACCCTGCGCCGGGCCGTCAACGTCTGCCGCGCCCACTCCAAGGTCGCCGTCATCACCTCGCCCGGCGCCGGCCCCGCCGAACTCGCCCTGCTGCTCGAAGGAGTCCACCGCACCTTCGTCATCTGCGAGGAACTCGGCACAGACAAGGAACAAGTCACCGTCCTCACCTCCGACAAGGCCGCCGACCACAGCTGGCGCGACCCCAACGTGGTCATCGTCATCGGCGGTACGGGACCCGCCGCGGCCGCCGCCGAACCGGCCTGGCTGCTCGGCCGGAGCGCGGCACCGGCCGCCGGACGCGGCTGGGCACGCCCGCAGATCGACGTGGGAGAAGGGGAGGCCACGCAGCTGCGCGCGGCCCAGCTCGCCCGGCTCGGCCCGCGCACCGGGGACCTCGTCTGGGACATCGGCTCCGGCTCCGGAGCACTCGCCGTGGACGCCGCCGCCCTCGGCGCCGCCGTCATCGCCGTCGACGCCGACCGACACGCTTGCGAACGCACAACCACCGCCGCCCGCGCCCGGGGTGTGCAGCTCCAGGTCGTCAACGGCCGCGCCCCGCACGTCCTGGAGACCCTGCCCGAACCCGACGTCGTCCGCGTCGGCGGCGGCGGGGCCGCGGTCGTCGCCGCCGTCGCCGACCGGCGCCCCGAACGGATCGTCAGCCACGCCGCCACGCGCGACGAAGCGGAGGCCATCGGCCGGGTCCTGACCGAGGGCGGGTACGCCGTCGAGTGCGCGCTGCTCCAGTCCGTCGCCCTGGACACCCGTACCTGGACCGAACAACAGCGCTCCGTGGTGTTCCTGCTCGCCGCCGAACGCCCCGTTAACCGCCCGGACCGTCCCTAG
- a CDS encoding GNAT family N-acetyltransferase has protein sequence MTTTFPDVTISTDRLVLRPFEEEDVTALAEMMNDEHVTAWTSVPHPYTYADAVTWATRTAHTERTEGRGIVFAVTEFLTQRLVGIVHLQDTDWRTRATEVGYVTAPWARGEGYASESVRAVARWLFTDQGFERLELRTAADNTASQQVAQKTGCISEGVLRNACIVRTQNPDGSWADTRSDLIVWGLVPEDLDEDEDGYSDYSDGYGDGYSDGYSVGYAEPRDDAPDGYRIPTARANDANGYAIFSDRN, from the coding sequence ATGACTACCACCTTCCCGGACGTCACCATCAGCACGGACCGGCTGGTGCTGCGCCCCTTCGAGGAAGAAGACGTCACCGCGCTCGCCGAGATGATGAACGACGAACACGTCACCGCCTGGACCTCCGTGCCGCACCCCTACACCTACGCCGACGCGGTCACCTGGGCCACGCGGACCGCCCACACGGAGCGCACCGAGGGCCGCGGCATCGTCTTCGCCGTCACCGAGTTCCTCACCCAGCGGCTGGTCGGCATCGTCCACCTGCAGGACACCGACTGGCGGACCCGCGCCACCGAGGTCGGCTACGTCACCGCCCCCTGGGCCCGCGGCGAGGGCTACGCCAGCGAGTCCGTCCGCGCCGTGGCCCGCTGGCTCTTCACCGACCAGGGCTTCGAGCGCCTCGAACTGCGCACCGCCGCCGACAACACCGCCTCCCAGCAGGTGGCCCAGAAGACCGGTTGCATCAGTGAAGGCGTCCTGCGCAACGCGTGCATAGTGCGCACCCAGAACCCCGACGGCTCCTGGGCCGACACCCGCAGCGACCTCATCGTCTGGGGCCTGGTCCCCGAGGACCTGGACGAGGACGAAGACGGGTACTCCGACTACTCCGACGGTTACGGGGACGGATACTCCGACGGCTACTCCGTCGGCTACGCGGAGCCCCGCGACGACGCCCCCGACGGCTACCGCATCCCCACCGCCCGCGCGAACGACGCGAACGGCTACGCCATCTTCTCGGACCGGAACTGA
- a CDS encoding MetQ/NlpA family ABC transporter substrate-binding protein, translating to MRKNIKLTALAATVSALALGLTACGSSSDPSSTKADGGKTDESKPLVVAASPSPHADILNFVKDKLAAKEGLKLEVKEFTDYVLPNTATQQGQVDANFFQHKPYLDDFNKKNGTDVVPVVNVHLEPLGLYSKKAKGLNDIKAGQTIAVPNDPTNEGRALQLLAANNLITLKEGVGTAAKLSDITDKKGLEFKELEAATVPRALNDVDAAVINGNYAIEAKLVPAKDALVLEKAEGNPYANILAVKNGNQDDPRIQKLAKLLNTDEVKKFIEDKYQGSVIPAFGKPAA from the coding sequence GTGCGCAAGAACATCAAGCTCACCGCCCTGGCCGCCACCGTTTCGGCGCTCGCCCTCGGCCTCACCGCCTGCGGCAGCTCCTCGGACCCGTCCTCCACCAAGGCCGACGGCGGCAAGACCGATGAGAGCAAGCCCCTGGTCGTCGCGGCGTCCCCGTCCCCGCACGCCGACATCCTGAACTTCGTGAAGGACAAGCTGGCGGCCAAGGAAGGCCTCAAGCTGGAGGTCAAGGAGTTCACGGACTACGTCCTGCCGAACACCGCCACCCAGCAGGGCCAGGTCGACGCCAACTTCTTCCAGCACAAGCCGTACCTCGACGACTTCAACAAGAAGAACGGCACCGACGTCGTGCCCGTCGTGAACGTGCACCTGGAGCCCCTGGGGCTGTACTCCAAGAAGGCCAAGGGCCTGAACGACATCAAGGCGGGCCAGACCATCGCCGTCCCCAACGACCCCACCAACGAGGGCCGCGCGCTCCAGCTGCTCGCCGCGAACAACCTGATCACCCTCAAGGAGGGCGTCGGCACGGCCGCCAAGCTGTCCGACATCACCGACAAGAAGGGCCTCGAGTTCAAGGAGCTGGAGGCCGCCACGGTCCCGCGCGCCCTGAACGACGTGGACGCCGCCGTCATCAACGGCAACTACGCCATCGAGGCCAAGCTCGTCCCGGCCAAGGACGCGCTCGTCCTGGAGAAGGCCGAGGGCAACCCGTACGCCAACATCCTGGCGGTCAAGAACGGCAACCAGGACGACCCGCGGATCCAGAAGCTCGCCAAGCTCCTGAACACCGACGAGGTCAAGAAGTTCATCGAGGACAAGTACCAGGGCTCGGTCATCCCGGCCTTCGGCAAGCCGGCCGCCTAG